One Nocardia sp. BMG111209 DNA segment encodes these proteins:
- a CDS encoding amino acid permease: MTRPIGPTAAGPNHGPAVSTLAPTAGPPATGNRRTPAHGRSVSVPRDSPSATLNGAVADKTAHYSHDLPIADRRLRRHQRGDRFRLTAFGGLAALSLDALTSVAYGPESIVLVLVTAGAAAVSWTLPVSIAITVLLVVLVMSYSQVIAAHPDGGGAYAVAARDLGSRAGLLAGASLVVDYVLTVAVSLAAGAASLASVFPALAGHLPAVTLIGLAALTAINLIGVAESARVLMGPTVVFVVAVLAVIVAGLSHSTPVAVIGTDLGPFPPADGVGIVLLLRAFAAGCSSLTGVEAIANAVPAFRAPAVKRAQHTEIMLGALLGTMLLGLAVLIRAHHTVPRGNVTVLAQLSAGAFGTGWPFYVTNVAVTLVLVLAANTSFGGLPVLLSLLAHDNRVPHLFGMRSERPVFRYGVAALAVLAAAVLLIVRADTHRLLPVFAIGVFIGFTLSQTGLVRHWLRARSPGWRWRVALNGFGAVLTAVAGVVLLVEKFTEGAWLLLIIIPVLILLFSRTQGYYRWVAQQLGMGTLPPRPEPTVPSLVVVPVVAVSSMTARALETAMGMGAEVHAVAAEIDPASTKRLSARWKRWDPGIPLKVLPAPNRSLIATLVGYVRKQTDKGHRVTVLLVQIDTPHWWQRLLHNPRGPVLAAALRTRTSAVVATLTVHLR; the protein is encoded by the coding sequence ATGACCCGACCGATCGGGCCCACCGCGGCCGGGCCGAATCACGGTCCGGCGGTGTCCACCCTCGCGCCGACGGCAGGACCACCCGCGACCGGCAACCGGCGTACTCCCGCGCACGGTCGGTCTGTGTCGGTGCCCCGGGATTCGCCGTCGGCAACGTTGAATGGGGCGGTGGCCGACAAGACCGCGCACTACTCGCACGATCTGCCCATCGCCGATCGGCGGCTGCGCCGTCATCAGCGCGGGGACCGATTCCGGCTGACCGCGTTCGGCGGCCTGGCGGCGCTGTCGCTGGACGCGCTGACCAGCGTCGCGTACGGCCCCGAGTCGATCGTGCTGGTGCTGGTCACCGCGGGTGCGGCGGCGGTGTCGTGGACGTTGCCGGTCTCGATCGCGATCACGGTGCTGCTGGTCGTGCTGGTGATGTCGTACAGCCAGGTGATCGCCGCGCATCCGGACGGCGGCGGCGCGTACGCGGTGGCCGCCAGGGATCTCGGCAGCCGGGCGGGCCTGCTCGCGGGTGCAAGCCTGGTCGTCGACTACGTGCTCACCGTCGCGGTCAGTCTCGCCGCCGGGGCGGCCAGCCTGGCCAGCGTCTTCCCGGCGCTGGCCGGTCACCTGCCGGCGGTGACGCTGATCGGCCTGGCCGCGCTGACGGCGATCAACCTGATCGGCGTCGCGGAATCCGCCCGGGTGCTGATGGGCCCGACCGTCGTCTTCGTGGTCGCGGTGCTCGCGGTGATCGTGGCCGGGTTGTCGCACAGTACGCCCGTCGCCGTGATCGGCACCGACCTCGGGCCGTTCCCGCCGGCGGACGGTGTCGGAATCGTGTTGCTGCTGCGGGCTTTCGCGGCCGGTTGTTCGTCGCTGACCGGGGTCGAGGCGATCGCGAACGCGGTGCCGGCGTTCCGGGCGCCGGCGGTGAAGCGGGCCCAGCACACCGAGATCATGCTCGGGGCGCTGCTCGGGACCATGCTGCTCGGCCTGGCCGTCCTGATCCGGGCGCACCACACTGTGCCGCGCGGCAACGTCACCGTGCTGGCCCAGCTCTCGGCGGGCGCGTTCGGCACCGGATGGCCGTTCTACGTCACCAATGTCGCCGTGACGCTGGTGCTGGTCCTGGCCGCGAACACCAGTTTCGGCGGACTGCCGGTACTGCTGTCGCTGCTGGCGCACGACAACCGGGTGCCGCATCTGTTCGGAATGCGTTCGGAGCGACCGGTTTTCCGCTACGGCGTGGCCGCACTGGCGGTGCTGGCGGCCGCGGTGCTGCTGATCGTGCGCGCCGATACGCATCGGCTGCTGCCGGTGTTCGCGATCGGGGTGTTCATCGGATTCACGCTCAGCCAAACGGGTCTGGTGCGGCACTGGCTGCGGGCGCGCTCGCCCGGGTGGCGATGGCGGGTGGCGCTCAACGGTTTCGGCGCCGTCCTCACCGCGGTCGCGGGGGTGGTGCTGCTGGTGGAGAAGTTCACCGAGGGCGCCTGGCTGCTGCTGATCATCATTCCCGTACTGATCCTGCTGTTCTCCCGCACCCAGGGCTATTACCGGTGGGTGGCACAGCAATTGGGTATGGGCACGCTCCCCCCGCGGCCGGAGCCGACGGTGCCGTCCCTGGTGGTGGTGCCGGTGGTGGCCGTGAGTTCGATGACCGCGCGGGCCCTGGAGACGGCGATGGGTATGGGCGCCGAGGTGCACGCGGTGGCGGCCGAGATCGACCCGGCCTCGACCAAACGCCTGAGCGCGCGCTGGAAGCGCTGGGATCCGGGCATTCCGCTGAAGGTGCTGCCCGCCCCCAATCGCAGTCTGATCGCCACCCTGGTGGGTTACGTCCGCAAACAGACCGACAAGGGTCACCGGGTGACCGTGCTGCTGGTCCAGATCGATACCCCGCACTGGTGGCAGCGGCTGCTGCACAATCCGCGCGGCCCGGTGCTGGCCGCCGCGCTGCGGACCCGGACCTCGGCGGTCGTCGCCACCCTCACCGTCCACCTGCGCTGA
- a CDS encoding DUF742 domain-containing protein — MSHGDDEAWFDEEAGPLVRLYAVTRGRGRTTRADLNMLTRVVDSRLPVRMRRTEPEYLAIVELCRSPQSIAEVSAHVRLPLAMTKVLVGDLVEDGRLVARAPATTGAGADVALLQAILNGIRSL, encoded by the coding sequence ATGAGTCACGGCGACGACGAGGCCTGGTTCGACGAGGAGGCGGGGCCGCTGGTCCGCCTCTACGCGGTGACCCGCGGCCGCGGCCGCACCACGCGGGCCGATCTGAACATGCTCACCCGCGTGGTCGACTCCCGGCTGCCGGTGCGGATGCGGCGCACCGAGCCGGAATATCTGGCGATCGTCGAGCTGTGCCGCAGCCCGCAGTCGATCGCCGAGGTCTCCGCCCACGTGCGGCTGCCGCTGGCGATGACGAAGGTGCTGGTCGGCGATCTCGTCGAGGACGGCCGGCTGGTGGCGCGGGCCCCCGCCACGACCGGGGCGGGGGCCGATGTCGCACTGCTGCAAGCGATCCTGAATGGGATCCGGAGCCTGTGA
- the fdxA gene encoding ferredoxin translates to MPYIIAEPCVDVKDKACIEECPVDCIYEGGRMLYIHPDECVDCGACEPVCPVEAIFYEDDTPDQWSGYVNANVDFFDDLGSPGGATKVGKVDFDPPFIAALPPMAGE, encoded by the coding sequence GTGCCGTACATCATCGCTGAACCGTGCGTTGACGTGAAGGACAAGGCATGCATCGAGGAATGCCCCGTGGACTGCATCTACGAGGGTGGGCGCATGCTGTACATCCATCCGGACGAGTGCGTGGACTGCGGTGCCTGTGAGCCGGTCTGCCCCGTCGAGGCCATCTTCTACGAGGACGACACCCCGGACCAGTGGAGCGGTTACGTGAACGCCAACGTCGACTTCTTCGACGATCTGGGTTCCCCGGGCGGCGCCACCAAGGTCGGCAAGGTCGATTTCGATCCGCCGTTCATCGCGGCGCTGCCGCCGATGGCCGGCGAATAG
- a CDS encoding bifunctional FO biosynthesis protein CofGH: MIDSVTDLPNPGVPPIPPSSSAMRRALRRARDGATLNLDEAVVLLHARGDDLADLCTSAARVRDAGLRETGYAGDGPLPITYSRKVFIPLTHLCRDKCHYCTFVTVPGKLRAEGRGMYLEPDEVLEIAARGAELGCQEALFTLGDRPEERWPEARQWLDERGYDSTLDYVRAMSIRVLEETGLLPHLNPGVMSWAEMSRLKPVAPSMGMMLETTSERLFTEKGECHYGSPDKDPAVRLRTLTDAGRLSVPFTTGILVGIGETLVERADSILAIRKAHKAFGHVQEVIVQNFLAKDDTAMRDTPDADLAEFRATIAVTRLLLGPKMRVQAPPNLVALDECRMLIEAGIDDWGGVSPLTPDHVNPERPWPNLDVLAEVTAASGYVLTPRLTVHPKYVRAGNPWIDPRVAGHVAALADPDTGLARTVNPVGRPWQEPDHDWESVGRVDLNTAIDSEGRNTESRSDSGLGTEIVGAFGDWETVREQVLSLSAPVRLDTDVTAALRAAEQDPAGLTDDQYLALATADGPELDVVAALADQLRRDTVGDVVTYIVNRNINFTNICYTGCRFCAFAQRKGDADAFALSAEEVADRAWEAYVEGATEVCMQGGIDPDLPVTGYADLVRAVKKRVPSMHVHAFSPMEIVNGASRGGASIHDWLTALREAGLDTIPGTAAEILDDEVRWVLTKGKLPTSAWIEVITTAHRVGLRSSSTMMYGHVDNPKHWVGHLRVLRGIQDETGGFTEFVLLPFVHQSAPLYLAGASRPGPTVRDNRAAHALARIMLHGRISNIQTSWVKLGTRGTQLMLEGGANDLGGTLMEETISRMAGSEHGSAKTVAELVGIAEGIGRPARQRTTTYGIPPERTPLPLPVG, from the coding sequence ATGATCGACAGCGTGACGGATCTACCGAACCCGGGCGTCCCGCCCATCCCGCCCAGCTCCTCGGCCATGCGCCGCGCGCTGCGCCGGGCCCGTGACGGTGCGACGCTCAACCTCGACGAGGCGGTCGTGCTGCTGCATGCCCGCGGCGACGATCTGGCGGATCTGTGCACCTCGGCTGCCCGGGTGCGGGACGCCGGGTTGCGGGAGACCGGCTACGCCGGCGACGGCCCGCTGCCGATCACCTATTCCCGCAAGGTGTTCATCCCGCTCACCCATCTGTGCCGGGACAAGTGTCACTACTGCACGTTCGTGACGGTGCCGGGCAAGCTGCGCGCCGAGGGCCGCGGTATGTATCTGGAACCGGACGAGGTGCTGGAGATCGCCGCCCGGGGCGCCGAATTGGGTTGTCAGGAGGCGCTTTTCACCCTCGGCGACCGGCCCGAGGAACGCTGGCCGGAGGCCCGGCAGTGGCTGGACGAGCGCGGCTACGACTCCACGCTGGACTATGTGCGCGCGATGTCGATCCGGGTGCTGGAGGAGACCGGCCTGCTGCCGCACCTCAATCCGGGTGTCATGTCGTGGGCGGAGATGTCGCGGCTGAAGCCGGTGGCGCCGTCGATGGGCATGATGCTGGAGACCACCTCCGAGCGCCTGTTCACGGAGAAGGGCGAATGTCATTACGGCAGCCCGGACAAGGATCCGGCGGTGCGGCTGCGCACGCTGACCGACGCGGGCCGGCTGTCCGTTCCGTTCACCACCGGCATCCTGGTCGGCATCGGCGAGACGCTGGTCGAGCGGGCCGATTCCATTCTGGCGATTCGCAAGGCGCACAAGGCTTTCGGACATGTGCAGGAGGTGATCGTGCAGAACTTCCTGGCCAAGGACGACACCGCGATGCGCGACACCCCCGATGCCGATCTCGCCGAGTTCCGCGCCACCATCGCCGTCACCCGGCTGCTGCTCGGCCCGAAGATGCGGGTGCAGGCGCCGCCGAATCTGGTCGCGCTGGACGAGTGCCGGATGCTGATCGAGGCGGGTATCGACGACTGGGGCGGCGTCTCGCCGCTGACCCCGGATCACGTGAATCCCGAACGGCCCTGGCCGAATCTGGATGTGCTGGCCGAGGTGACCGCCGCCTCGGGCTACGTGTTGACCCCGCGCCTGACCGTGCATCCGAAATACGTGCGCGCGGGTAATCCGTGGATCGATCCGCGGGTGGCCGGGCATGTCGCCGCGCTCGCGGATCCCGACACCGGCCTGGCCCGCACGGTGAATCCGGTGGGCCGGCCCTGGCAGGAGCCGGATCACGACTGGGAGTCCGTCGGCCGCGTCGACCTGAACACCGCGATCGACTCCGAGGGCCGCAACACCGAGTCCCGCAGCGATTCCGGGCTCGGCACCGAGATCGTGGGTGCGTTCGGCGACTGGGAGACGGTGCGTGAGCAGGTGCTGTCGCTATCGGCCCCGGTGCGGCTGGACACCGATGTCACCGCGGCGCTGCGGGCCGCCGAACAGGATCCGGCCGGGCTCACCGACGATCAGTATCTGGCGCTGGCCACCGCCGACGGCCCGGAACTCGACGTCGTCGCCGCCCTCGCCGACCAGTTGCGCCGCGACACCGTCGGCGACGTGGTGACCTACATCGTCAACCGGAACATCAACTTCACCAACATCTGCTACACCGGCTGCCGGTTCTGCGCCTTCGCGCAGCGTAAGGGCGATGCCGACGCCTTCGCGCTGTCCGCCGAGGAGGTCGCCGACCGCGCCTGGGAGGCGTATGTGGAGGGCGCCACCGAGGTGTGCATGCAGGGCGGGATCGATCCCGACCTGCCGGTCACCGGCTACGCCGATCTGGTCCGGGCGGTGAAGAAGCGGGTGCCCTCGATGCATGTGCACGCGTTCAGCCCGATGGAGATCGTCAACGGCGCGTCCCGCGGCGGTGCCAGCATCCACGACTGGCTGACCGCGTTGCGCGAGGCCGGCCTCGACACCATCCCGGGTACCGCCGCGGAGATCCTCGACGACGAGGTGCGCTGGGTGCTCACCAAGGGCAAGCTGCCCACCTCGGCGTGGATCGAGGTGATCACCACCGCGCACCGGGTCGGCCTGCGGTCCAGTTCGACGATGATGTACGGCCATGTGGACAACCCGAAGCACTGGGTGGGCCATCTGCGGGTGCTGCGCGGCATCCAGGACGAGACCGGCGGTTTCACCGAATTCGTGCTGCTGCCGTTCGTGCACCAGAGCGCGCCGCTGTATCTGGCGGGAGCCTCCCGGCCCGGCCCGACCGTCCGGGACAACCGCGCGGCGCACGCGCTGGCCCGGATCATGTTGCACGGCCGGATCTCCAACATTCAGACCAGCTGGGTGAAGCTCGGCACCCGGGGCACCCAGTTGATGCTCGAGGGCGGCGCCAACGATCTCGGCGGAACCCTGATGGAGGAGACCATCTCCCGGATGGCCGGTTCCGAGCACGGCTCCGCCAAGACCGTCGCCGAACTGGTCGGAATCGCCGAGGGGATCGGCCGCCCGGCCCGGCAGCGCACCACCACCTACGGCATCCCGCCGGAGCGGACCCCGCTGCCGCTGCCGGTCGGCTGA
- a CDS encoding PH domain-containing protein codes for MTGPVAAPWQRLDRRMLLLHPVREVVRYIPVLLATVIIGTRNDNPMWGLGALAVIVAVAVTRWFTTTYRLGPDTVELRRGLIQRKTLTVPRSRIRSVDVHADLLHRLLGLAVLAIGTGQLAGREERFHLDGVDARAVPTLRAALLGTTPNGSAPTELTAPQAVPAGIADHEAGGPSGSVAATDRGTADPGVVTTERQSADRRGSSAATEQDTADPGEPVAVADRTTTDPAGPPATTDRGAAGGPGGPVAASDRETADATRSLATADPGTADPAGSIAAIEQGTVDPGRAVAAATRGPVDMAGSVAPTERSAAGQPWSVAVDEPDGAEIGHWRAGWVRYAPLSLTGLAIFGPLAGLASQYGATDRLVRSQTVQGLGRHSVLFLAVVALTGIAILLLVSAAAACLRYLTTWYGLRVIDDGRRLHINHGLFTTRQITLDLSRLRGATVNEPLLLRLAGAAELEAVMTGTRTRQRILPQAPRAAVDRTLAHLLSETIRQAEAEANTPARQPVPSEAWAPVTAEPLRHGPRAHRRRYTRALAPVALATVITLGIALGGNHIPVWVWPILALLGVAAAAVAEDRYRGLGHAILPGAGARPTWLITRDGSLDRERHCLAAPGVIGWTVRQTFFQRRAGLATVVAATAAGKKRYHIRDVPIDRAWALVHAVTPGILGAR; via the coding sequence ATGACCGGACCGGTCGCCGCACCCTGGCAGCGCCTCGATCGCCGGATGCTGCTGCTGCATCCGGTGCGCGAGGTGGTCCGCTACATCCCCGTCCTGCTGGCGACGGTGATCATCGGTACCCGCAACGACAATCCGATGTGGGGCCTCGGGGCCCTGGCGGTCATCGTCGCGGTGGCGGTGACGCGCTGGTTCACCACCACCTACCGGCTCGGCCCGGACACCGTGGAACTGCGCCGCGGCCTGATCCAGCGCAAGACACTCACCGTGCCCCGCTCCCGGATCCGCTCGGTCGACGTCCATGCCGACCTACTGCACCGCCTGCTCGGACTCGCCGTACTGGCCATCGGCACGGGACAACTGGCCGGCCGCGAGGAGCGCTTCCACCTCGACGGCGTCGACGCCCGCGCCGTCCCCACCCTCCGCGCCGCCCTGCTCGGCACCACGCCGAACGGGTCCGCCCCCACGGAACTCACTGCGCCGCAAGCCGTTCCCGCCGGGATCGCCGATCACGAGGCGGGCGGTCCGAGCGGATCCGTGGCCGCCACCGACCGAGGGACAGCCGACCCCGGCGTGGTCACCACCGAACGACAGTCCGCCGATCGGCGTGGGTCCTCGGCCGCCACCGAACAAGACACGGCCGATCCGGGCGAGCCCGTGGCGGTCGCCGATCGGACGACCACGGATCCAGCCGGGCCCCCGGCGACGACCGATCGAGGAGCAGCCGGCGGTCCGGGCGGGCCCGTGGCCGCCAGCGATCGAGAAACGGCTGATGCGACCAGGTCCCTGGCAACGGCCGATCCAGGAACGGCCGACCCGGCCGGGTCCATAGCCGCCATCGAACAGGGGACGGTCGATCCGGGCCGGGCCGTAGCCGCTGCCACCCGGGGGCCGGTCGATATGGCCGGGTCCGTCGCGCCCACCGAACGGAGCGCGGCCGGTCAGCCGTGGTCCGTCGCGGTCGACGAGCCGGACGGCGCCGAGATCGGGCATTGGCGGGCGGGGTGGGTGCGGTATGCGCCGTTGTCGCTGACCGGGCTGGCGATCTTCGGCCCGCTGGCCGGTCTGGCCTCGCAATACGGCGCCACCGATCGGCTGGTGCGTTCGCAGACCGTGCAGGGTCTCGGCCGGCACAGCGTCCTCTTCCTCGCGGTGGTGGCCCTGACCGGGATCGCGATCCTGCTGCTGGTCAGCGCGGCGGCGGCCTGCCTGCGGTATCTGACGACGTGGTACGGCCTGCGGGTGATCGACGACGGCCGTCGCCTGCACATCAATCACGGCCTGTTCACCACACGCCAGATCACCCTGGACCTGTCCCGATTGCGCGGCGCCACCGTGAACGAACCGCTGCTGTTACGACTGGCCGGTGCAGCGGAACTGGAGGCCGTGATGACGGGAACCCGTACCCGCCAACGCATTCTGCCCCAGGCGCCGCGAGCAGCGGTCGATCGCACGCTCGCCCACCTGTTGTCCGAAACCATCCGGCAGGCCGAGGCCGAAGCGAATACGCCTGCGCGGCAACCCGTTCCGAGCGAGGCCTGGGCGCCGGTGACCGCGGAACCGCTACGGCACGGGCCGCGCGCACACCGGCGGCGCTACACCAGAGCCCTCGCCCCGGTGGCCCTGGCCACCGTGATCACCCTCGGAATCGCACTGGGCGGCAACCACATTCCCGTCTGGGTCTGGCCGATCCTGGCACTGCTCGGCGTCGCCGCGGCGGCCGTGGCGGAGGATCGGTACCGCGGACTCGGCCACGCGATCCTGCCCGGCGCGGGCGCACGGCCGACCTGGCTGATCACCCGCGACGGCAGCCTCGATCGGGAACGGCACTGCCTGGCAGCACCCGGCGTCATCGGCTGGACGGTCCGGCAGACCTTCTTCCAGCGCCGCGCCGGACTCGCCACCGTCGTCGCCGCCACCGCCGCAGGCAAGAAGCGCTACCACATCCGGGACGTCCCGATCGACCGAGCCTGGGCCCTCGTCCACGCCGTGACCCCCGGCATCCTCGGCGCACGCTGA
- a CDS encoding GMC family oxidoreductase, which translates to MEPTAKQRAALSLICDTFVPGDGAALPSASELGAVDTVFALLARNPRAAETKQLATLLNLWDSPMFGLLTGRGPRRFSALSPADRERALLRLGSSGTAPVRAIFQALKGASITAYNITPGPSGSNPLWRQMGYPGPPGPLAHAPQPALQPLRYPAPAELTCDVVVVGSGAGGGVAAAVLAGAGLDVVVLERGNYYDDRDFGTGEFEALTRLYAGGPAATAEGQLALVAGSCLGGGTVVNWSTSLPTPDHVRAEWAGVGAAQFATAEFGDALAAVSTRISVTGDRSPLSPRDGVLERGAQALGWTVDPLPRNVSDACDAGVECGRCGLGCRLGAKQSVTKTWLADAAAAGARLVVDANVRRIEVRGGRAEEVVATTSGGAEIRVRARAVVVAAGAIQTPALLRRSGLRNGNIGRYLRLHPAAAVFGVFDDEIRPWEGALQARICREHADLDGNGYGVIYETGPTHPGAGSGFLGWQGAAAHREVMSAFGRSNAVGIITRDRDHGTVTVDRTGEAVVKYRLSDYDAAHLHTGIEGAASILAAAGARRIFSGHQAGVSYEPGRRGSHAEFATAAKAAGYGPGRCALGALHIMGSARMGGSPALSATDPDGATWDVPNIVVADGSCFPTAPGVNPMVSIEAIGYMNATRLAARMR; encoded by the coding sequence ATGGAACCGACGGCGAAGCAGCGCGCGGCGCTGAGCCTGATCTGCGATACCTTCGTCCCCGGCGACGGCGCGGCGCTGCCGTCGGCCTCGGAGTTGGGCGCGGTGGACACCGTGTTCGCGCTGCTGGCCCGCAACCCGCGGGCGGCCGAGACGAAACAGCTGGCGACGCTGCTGAATCTGTGGGACTCACCGATGTTCGGCCTGCTGACCGGCCGGGGCCCGCGCCGGTTCTCGGCCCTGTCGCCGGCGGACCGCGAGCGCGCGCTGCTGCGGCTCGGCTCCTCGGGAACGGCGCCGGTGCGCGCGATCTTCCAGGCCCTGAAGGGCGCGTCGATCACGGCCTACAACATCACCCCCGGACCGTCCGGCAGCAATCCGCTGTGGCGGCAGATGGGTTATCCGGGTCCGCCGGGCCCCCTGGCACACGCCCCGCAACCGGCGCTGCAACCACTGCGCTACCCCGCCCCGGCCGAGCTGACCTGCGACGTCGTCGTGGTCGGATCGGGCGCCGGCGGCGGCGTGGCCGCGGCAGTGCTGGCCGGGGCGGGCCTCGACGTGGTCGTGCTCGAGCGCGGAAACTATTACGACGACCGGGATTTCGGCACCGGCGAATTCGAGGCCCTGACCCGGCTCTACGCGGGCGGCCCGGCCGCCACCGCCGAGGGCCAGCTGGCCTTGGTCGCGGGCAGTTGCCTGGGCGGCGGCACGGTCGTCAACTGGAGCACCTCGCTGCCCACCCCGGATCACGTCCGGGCGGAATGGGCCGGGGTGGGGGCGGCGCAGTTCGCCACGGCCGAATTCGGCGACGCGCTCGCGGCGGTGTCGACGCGGATCTCCGTCACCGGCGACCGGTCGCCGCTGTCGCCGCGCGACGGGGTGCTCGAGCGCGGTGCGCAGGCGCTGGGCTGGACGGTGGATCCGTTGCCGCGCAACGTCTCCGACGCCTGCGACGCGGGTGTCGAATGCGGCCGCTGCGGCCTCGGCTGCCGCCTCGGCGCCAAGCAGTCGGTGACCAAGACCTGGCTCGCCGACGCCGCGGCCGCCGGCGCGCGCCTGGTGGTCGACGCGAACGTGCGGCGGATCGAGGTGCGCGGCGGCCGCGCCGAGGAGGTGGTGGCGACCACCTCGGGCGGGGCCGAGATCCGGGTACGGGCCCGCGCGGTGGTGGTCGCGGCGGGCGCGATCCAGACGCCCGCGCTGCTGCGGCGGTCCGGGCTGCGCAACGGCAACATCGGCCGCTATCTGCGCCTGCATCCGGCCGCGGCGGTGTTCGGCGTATTCGACGACGAGATCCGGCCCTGGGAGGGTGCGTTGCAGGCCCGGATCTGCCGCGAGCACGCGGATCTGGACGGCAACGGCTACGGCGTCATCTACGAGACCGGGCCCACCCATCCCGGCGCGGGCAGCGGCTTCCTCGGCTGGCAGGGCGCCGCCGCGCACCGCGAGGTGATGTCGGCGTTCGGCCGTTCGAATGCCGTCGGCATCATCACCCGCGACCGGGACCACGGCACGGTGACCGTCGACCGCACCGGCGAGGCGGTGGTGAAATACCGGCTGTCCGACTACGACGCCGCCCACCTGCACACCGGAATCGAGGGCGCGGCAAGCATTCTGGCGGCCGCCGGGGCGCGGCGGATCTTCTCCGGGCATCAGGCCGGGGTCTCCTACGAACCCGGCCGGCGCGGCTCGCACGCCGAATTCGCCACGGCCGCAAAGGCCGCCGGTTACGGGCCGGGACGGTGCGCGCTGGGAGCCCTGCACATCATGGGCTCGGCGCGGATGGGCGGTTCGCCGGCGCTGTCGGCCACCGATCCGGACGGCGCCACCTGGGACGTGCCGAATATCGTCGTCGCCGACGGCTCCTGCTTCCCGACCGCACCGGGGGTGAACCCGATGGTGTCGATCGAGGCCATCGGCTACATGAACGCGACCCGGCTGGCCGCCCGAATGCGCTGA
- a CDS encoding PH domain-containing protein, whose protein sequence is MGLPLEPPPPVSIMGAPARRPSPRAKLLWALAPAFGWAVVLIAESVWLVLDDGRRAVALIVLLLSALAAAFSVVVVPLWRYAVHRWEITDTAVYVRTGWFTQESRVAPLTRVQTVDTHRGPLERLLGLATVTVTTASSAGAVRITALALPVAEQTVALLTASAAADRGDAT, encoded by the coding sequence ATGGGCCTGCCGCTGGAACCTCCGCCCCCGGTCAGCATCATGGGCGCACCGGCCCGGCGACCGAGCCCCCGCGCGAAACTGCTGTGGGCGCTCGCCCCGGCATTCGGCTGGGCGGTGGTGCTGATCGCCGAATCGGTCTGGCTCGTCCTCGACGACGGCCGGCGGGCCGTCGCGCTGATCGTACTGCTGCTCAGCGCGCTCGCGGCGGCCTTCAGCGTGGTGGTGGTGCCGCTGTGGCGATACGCGGTGCACCGCTGGGAGATCACCGACACCGCCGTCTATGTCCGCACCGGCTGGTTCACCCAGGAGAGCCGGGTCGCGCCCCTGACCCGGGTGCAGACCGTCGACACCCACCGCGGGCCGCTGGAGCGGCTGCTGGGCCTCGCGACGGTCACGGTCACCACGGCCTCCTCGGCCGGCGCGGTCCGGATCACCGCACTGGCCCTGCCGGTCGCCGAACAGACCGTGGCGCTGCTGACCGCCAGCGCCGCCGCCGACCGCGGTGACGCGACATGA